In [Phormidium] sp. ETS-05, the genomic window TACCCTCGATTAAGGGGTGTCCCCCGTTACTAAACTTAACACATTCCAGCTTAGTCAGGAGAAAAACATGAGTCAGCAAATATTAATCGAAGACTTAGAAGAAGCAATTATCGAAAAGCTGCAAAATCGGGCTCAGCGGCAGGGGCGCACGTTGGCTGAGGAAGTTAAAGCCATTCTCCAAGCTGCTGCCGCTGTTGAGGTAGTCGAGAAAGCGAAGTCCAGGGAGGATGCTTGGAAAAAAATCGACCAAGCGCGATCAAAGTATGCTGGTAAAATTTTTAGCGACAGTGTAGAACTGTTGCGGGAGGACAGAAACCGGTGAGCAAATTTGTTGTCGATGCCAGTGTTGCCATTAAGTGGGTAGTGCCAGAGATTCACTCAGCAGCAGCACTCCGGTTGCGCAAGCCCGATTATGAGCTGATAGTACCGGACTTTTTCTTTCCAGAAATTGGGAATATTCTGTGGAAGCGAGTCCGGCGGGGTGAAAGTACCCAGGAAAGTGCGCAAGAAGATTTAACCGCACTCATGGAATTGACCTTAAATATGCAGCCATCCTTATCACTGATGCCGCAAGCGCTAGAAATTGCTGTCAGAATCGAACAAGCAGTTTATGACTGTGTTTATTTGGCTTTAGCTGTGAGCAACGATTGCCAGATGGTGACGGCTGACCAGCGGTTTTACAATGCTCTGCGGGGGATACTTTAGCTCCTCATATCTGCTGGGTTGAGGATTTATCATAACTCAGTAGTAGGGTTGCCAGAGCTTGCCAAGGACAAAGGACATTGGACTTAGGACAATCCCCCCTACCCCCCAATGAATCGGGAGGGGACGGGGTGACGGGGAGACGGGGAGACAATTAACAATTGTCAATTGACAAATGACAAATGACAAATGACAAATGACAAATGACAAATGACAAATGACAAATGACAAATGACAAATGATATTCTAAAATCGAAAATAGATAAACGGGTTATAGGTGCCAGCGGCGAGTTTAGCGGCGCAGGCGAGGAAGATGGCGGCGAGACAGGTGGTGGTGGTAAGAGAAATAATAATTTCGGCAAAAAAAGCGGTTTTTTCCGTGCAGTTACGGGAAAACTTGTGGTAGAGTTTTACTAAATATGGTAAAATCGGGCAAGACCCAATGATGCCTGCTCCCATTGCTAGCCAAATCTCGGCATTAACATAATATCCCAGATAGTAGGCGGTGTTGTTAGTGTTGCTGGTTAAATTGGCCATAGCCTGGAGAAAAACCCTAGCATCTCCCAGGCGATCGGCTCGGAAAAACACCCACCCTACCATCACCACCAGTAGGGTGTAAATATGGCCCAGGGGTGACAGCCACGGGCGTTTTTCTAGAAATTGCAGTAAACCCAGTCTTTCCCAGATGGCAAACAAACCGTGAAATAATCCCCAAACTACAAAATTCCAACTGGCACCGTGCCATAAACCACAGAGAAAAAACACCACCACTAGGTTAAAATAAGTCCTCAAGGGAGACAGACGGCTGCCCCCCAAAGGAATAAATAGGTAATCCCGAAACCAAGTAGATAGAGAAATATGCCAGCGGCGCCAAAAATCCCGAATTGAGGCGGAAATATACGGATAACGAAAATTTTCACAAAAATCAAATCCGAACATCTTTCCCAGACCGATCGCCATATCTGAATAGCCAGAAAAATCAAAATAAATCTGCAAAGTATAGCAGCCAACCGCCACCCAAGCTAAAGGAAAACTCACCTCCCCAGATGGCAGAGCAAAGATTTTATCAACTGGTGCCGCCAGAGTATTGGCAATCAGCATTTTTTTACCCAAGCCAATGATAAACCACCGAATCCCTAGCCCAACTTGTGTAAGATTAATATACCTTTGCTGCAATTGTTGCTCTATATTTTCATATCGCACAATTGGCCCTGCAATTAATTGGGGGAATAAAGCGATGTATAGTCCCAGCCTAAAAACACTAGATTGAGCTTGAACTCGATGGCGATAAACGTCAACAATATAAGATATGGCTTGAAAAGTAAAAAAAGATATTCCTATGGGTAATTTAATGTCTGTTTGATTAAATTGAAATCTATAAGAAAAATAATTGAAAAATTGGTTCAAATTTTCAATCAAAAATGTTTGATATTTAAAATAGACTAAAACCGCCAAGTTGACCCCAATTGCAGCGGCTAAGGCGAGAGCTTTGGGTATTTTAGAGGTAATTTTGGCAATGGCCAATCCCATCCCATAGTTGAAGGTAATGGATGCCAGCATAATTGCGGCAAAAGCGGGCTCACCCCAAGCATAAAAAAACAGGCTGGCGCCCAAGAGCAATAAGTTGCGCAATTTGGTTTCCTGTGCCAGCCAGTGCAATGTGAAAACCAGGGGTAAGAATAAAAACAGAAAAACCGGAGAACTAAAAACCATTGCCTACCCCAGCAGCCTAATTGTTAATCGTGCCATCGGGCATAGTAGCATCAGTGAGGATGGCTTCGCTCCAGTCCACTCCCGTTGTATCCGCGTGGCGGAGGCTGGCACCGATCAGATTGCAGCGATAAAGTTTGCAGCCATCTAAGCTGGCTTTCCACAGATAGGCACCACGTAAAGAGGCATCGGAGAGGTCGGCATTTTGGAGATTGGCTAAATTGAGGTTGGCGCCGGTGAGGTCCGCTTCGCTCAAATCGGCATCACTCAAATCGGCTTTGCTCAAATTGGCTTCGCTGAGGGCGGCTTTTCTTAACTGGGCGCTATTGAGATTGGCGGCCCGCAAGTTGGCGTGGTTGAGGATAGCGAAGCGCATCGCGGCGTGAGAGAGGTTGCTGGCGGTGAGGTTGGCGCCGCTGAGGTTGGCACCGCTGAGTTTGGCTTCTTCCAGGGAACAGCCTTCGAGGTTAAATCCGCTCAGATCCACACCATTAAGCCATGCACCACTCAGCTTGATGTTGTTAATGAGAGCCCCAGAGAGGTCGGCGCCGCTCAAGCGAGCCCCAGAAAGGTTTGCCCAATTTAAATTAGCGCCACTCAAGTTAGCATTGCGCAGATTGATCCCGCTCAAGTCGGAGCCGCAGAAATTAACACCGCTGAGGTTGGCGGCGGCGAGGTTAACGCCGGTGATAATTGCGCCACTAAATTTAGCGCCCACAAGACAGGACTTGAGGAGATTGGCGCCTTTGAGGTTGGCTTTAGTCAGGTCGGCTTGCAGGAGATTGGAATTTTGTAGCTTGGCAAAACTGAGGTCAGTACGGTAGAGAAAGGCGCCGGTGAAGTTGACGTTATTGAGGAAAGCGCGGCTGAAGCAGGCGCCGGTGAGGAAAGCACCGCTGAAGTTGGCACCGGTGAGATTGGCATGGGTGAGGTCAGCCCCAATCAGGTTGACGCCAGTAAAATTTCTGTTTCCAGCGGCGTAAAGCTCAAGTAATTCTTTGGCATTCATAGGATTGATTTGAACTGATTTGGCATTAGTCATAGAGATAATTTGAAGGGAAATTTTTTAGCTGTAGCACTTGATAGGTTTGAAATGTAGCGGTCACAAAAGGCTAGGTTTTTTGTTAATCTGGATTTATATCTAGGAAAATGATGGGTAGGTTTTATTTTTAATATTTAATTGGTGAAGGGATATGGGAATAATTACTCTAATTATTAGAGTAACATTTATCCAGTAGTAGGGTGGGCATTGCCTAACGGAGAATTATTTTTATATCCAGTAGCAGGGCGCTGCTCAACCTACAGAACTACAGCACTCTAATTATTAGAGTAACCTTTATCCAGTAGTAGGGTGGGCAGTGCCTAACGGAGAATTATTTTTATATCCAGTAGCAGGGCACTGCCCACCCTACAGAACTCTAATTATTAGAGTAACATTTATCCAGTAATTATTGCAGTAAATATGTCAATATTTATAAATTTTTGTAATTAGGGTTTAACAAAAAAGATGGGCGTGTCGATCGGTTTCGTGGGTGGGGGAAATGAGGGGGAGGGCTGTGGTGGGAGTGGGTTTGATAGTTCCCGGGGCGGGACCGGGAACGAGGGGGCGTTTCCTAGCTATGATGATGCTGTAATCACGCTTTAGGGGCGCCATCGGGCATGACTGCCCTGAGCAACTTGGCATCGCGCAGGTTAGCTCGATAGAGGTTGGCATCAATTAAGATGGCTTCCGTGAGGTCGGCGCCGGTGAGGTTGGACCAGCCGAGGTTAGCGCGGTAAAGGCTGGCACCTTGTAAATTGGCGCCGCGCAAGGTAGTCCAACTGATTTTGGTGCCGCGTAGTTGGGCACTTTTGAGGTTGACCTCAGCCATATTGGAGCCACTGAGGTTGGCACGGCTCAGGTCAGCGCGGGTGAGGTCGGCGAGGGTGAGGTTGGCGCCGTTGAGGATGGCGTTAGTGAGGTTGACTTCGATCATGGTGGCGTTGACCAGAATCGCTAAAGTGAGGTTGGCGCCTTCTAATCTGGCGGCAGTGAGATTGCATCCAGTTAAGTTGGAGCGGGAGAGGTTGGCATCTCGGAGTTTGGCTTGGGTGAGGTTGGCGCCGACGAATCGGCTTTCACTGGCGATCGACTCACTCAAGTCCGCTAATTCCAAATTCGCCCGCTCCATAACAGACCGACTGGCATTAACTGCTTTGAGGTTAGCTTTCGATAAATTGCAATCGTTCAAATCGGCGCCAATTAAGTTGGCTTCCTGCAGGTCCACCCCTTCCATCGTGGAGCCTGTCAGTTTTACTTCACGTAAGTTAGCTCCTCTAAGTATAGTACCGGTAAAATTCACTTGTTGGAGGTTAGCGGAGCGGAGGTTGATTTCACTCAAATCCAACCCGGCCAGATTACCTCCGACAAAGTTGAGGTCACGAAAATCTCTTTCCCCGGCAGCATAGCGCTCTAGAACTTCCCTTAAATCCACAATATACCCCCTCATCGGATTCGCTTGTTCCAATTTATCGTCTCAGATTCAAGCAGATTTGGGAGAATGGAAAGCGTGGGGGTTTCGGGACAGGACGAAAGGCAACGTCTCCCTAGGGTCCGGCAAGCGCTGACCTATGGTGCGGAATCCCCCATCCCTCCAGCCCCGCCTTTCAAAGGGTTGGGGGGGATGTCACTGAAAACAGTAAGAGGCAAAGATGGCAGAAAATTTGAGAAGTGCTGTGGTGACTCAGGGAACCCAGCGGGCTCCTAACCGAGCGATGTTGCGAGCCGTGGGTTTTGGTGATGGAGATTTCACTAAACCGATCGTGGGTATCGCCAACGGCTACAGCACTATCACCCCGTGCAATGTGGGGTTAAATGATTTGGCACTGCGAGGGGAAGCGGCGGTGCGTCATGGTGGGGGAATGCCCCAAATCTTTGGCACCATCACCATCAGCGATGGTATCTCAATGGGCACCGAGGGGATGAAGTATTCTTTAGTCTCCCGGGAGGTGATTGCTGATTCCATAGAAACGGTGTGCAATGGTCAGAGCTTGGATGGCGTCCTGGCGATCGGCGGCTGCGATAAAAATATGCCTGGGGCGATGATTGCCATTGCCCGTATGAACATCCCCGCCATCTTCGTCTATGGCGGCACCATCAAACCGGGCAAATACAACGATCGCGACCTCACCGTAGTCAGCGCCTTTGAAGCCGTCGGCGAATATAGCGCGGGCAAAATCTCCGCCGAAGAACTCCTCGGCATCGAACGCAACGCCTGTCCTGGAGCCGGTTCCTGCGGCGGGATGTACACCGCCAACACCATGTCCTCCGCCTTTGAAGCGATGGGGATGAGCCTAATGTACTCCTCCACAATGGCAGCCGAAGACGAAGAAAAAGCCGATAGTACCGCCGAATCAGCCAAAGTTCTCCTCGATGCCATCCGATCGCAAATCCTCCCCCGGCAAATCCTCACCCGCAAAGCCTTTGAAAACGCCATATCCGTCATCATGGCCGTGGGGGGTTCCACCAACGCCGTCCTACACCTGCTCGCCATTTCCCGCGCTGCAGGCGTCCCCCTCAACCTCGATGACTTTGAAACCATCCGCCAGCGCGTCCCC contains:
- a CDS encoding type II toxin-antitoxin system VapC family toxin — protein: MSKFVVDASVAIKWVVPEIHSAAALRLRKPDYELIVPDFFFPEIGNILWKRVRRGESTQESAQEDLTALMELTLNMQPSLSLMPQALEIAVRIEQAVYDCVYLALAVSNDCQMVTADQRFYNALRGIL
- a CDS encoding MBOAT family protein, giving the protein MVFSSPVFLFLFLPLVFTLHWLAQETKLRNLLLLGASLFFYAWGEPAFAAIMLASITFNYGMGLAIAKITSKIPKALALAAAIGVNLAVLVYFKYQTFLIENLNQFFNYFSYRFQFNQTDIKLPIGISFFTFQAISYIVDVYRHRVQAQSSVFRLGLYIALFPQLIAGPIVRYENIEQQLQQRYINLTQVGLGIRWFIIGLGKKMLIANTLAAPVDKIFALPSGEVSFPLAWVAVGCYTLQIYFDFSGYSDMAIGLGKMFGFDFCENFRYPYISASIRDFWRRWHISLSTWFRDYLFIPLGGSRLSPLRTYFNLVVVFFLCGLWHGASWNFVVWGLFHGLFAIWERLGLLQFLEKRPWLSPLGHIYTLLVVMVGWVFFRADRLGDARVFLQAMANLTSNTNNTAYYLGYYVNAEIWLAMGAGIIGSCPILPYLVKLYHKFSRNCTEKTAFFAEIIISLTTTTCLAAIFLACAAKLAAGTYNPFIYFRF
- a CDS encoding pentapeptide repeat-containing protein; the encoded protein is MNAKELLELYAAGNRNFTGVNLIGADLTHANLTGANFSGAFLTGACFSRAFLNNVNFTGAFLYRTDLSFAKLQNSNLLQADLTKANLKGANLLKSCLVGAKFSGAIITGVNLAAANLSGVNFCGSDLSGINLRNANLSGANLNWANLSGARLSGADLSGALINNIKLSGAWLNGVDLSGFNLEGCSLEEAKLSGANLSGANLTASNLSHAAMRFAILNHANLRAANLNSAQLRKAALSEANLSKADLSDADLSEADLTGANLNLANLQNADLSDASLRGAYLWKASLDGCKLYRCNLIGASLRHADTTGVDWSEAILTDATMPDGTINN
- a CDS encoding pentapeptide repeat-containing protein, yielding MRGYIVDLREVLERYAAGERDFRDLNFVGGNLAGLDLSEINLRSANLQQVNFTGTILRGANLREVKLTGSTMEGVDLQEANLIGADLNDCNLSKANLKAVNASRSVMERANLELADLSESIASESRFVGANLTQAKLRDANLSRSNLTGCNLTAARLEGANLTLAILVNATMIEVNLTNAILNGANLTLADLTRADLSRANLSGSNMAEVNLKSAQLRGTKISWTTLRGANLQGASLYRANLGWSNLTGADLTEAILIDANLYRANLRDAKLLRAVMPDGAPKA
- the ilvD gene encoding dihydroxy-acid dehydratase, whose translation is MAENLRSAVVTQGTQRAPNRAMLRAVGFGDGDFTKPIVGIANGYSTITPCNVGLNDLALRGEAAVRHGGGMPQIFGTITISDGISMGTEGMKYSLVSREVIADSIETVCNGQSLDGVLAIGGCDKNMPGAMIAIARMNIPAIFVYGGTIKPGKYNDRDLTVVSAFEAVGEYSAGKISAEELLGIERNACPGAGSCGGMYTANTMSSAFEAMGMSLMYSSTMAAEDEEKADSTAESAKVLLDAIRSQILPRQILTRKAFENAISVIMAVGGSTNAVLHLLAISRAAGVPLNLDDFETIRQRVPVLCDLKPSGKHVITEFHAVGGVPLVMKMLLEHGLIHGDALTITGKTIAEQLAEVPSQPPSGQNIIRPWDNPMYRQGHLAILKGNLATEGAVAKISGVKNPVITGPARVFESEEECLQAILDGKIKAGDVVVVRYEGPKGGPGMREMLAPTSAIIGAGLGDSVGLITDGRFSGGTYGMVVGHVAPEAAVGGTIALVQEGDTITIDAHTRQLQLHIEDAELEQRRANWQPPKPRYTAGVMAKYAKLVSSSSLGAVTDLNL